In Amycolatopsis sp. FBCC-B4732, the genomic stretch GCGCGCCTTCTCCGACGGCGTCGGGTCGGCGTACCTGGCCGACGTGTTCGTCGTCGACTCCGCGCGCGGCACCGGGCTCGGCAAGGAGCTCGTCCGGGAGATGATCGACAACGGGCCCGGCGCCGGGTTCCGCTGGATGCTGCACACCGCCGACGCGCACGGGCTGTACCGCCAGTTCGGCTTCGGCGAGCACACCAAGGGCCGTTACCTGGAACGCGAAGGCGTCAACCAGGAAGCCCTGCGCTGATCCGGCGCCGGTCTTCCCCGGCGCCGGATCAGACCGTGGAACTCAGCCCTTGTTCTCGTACACCGGCGTGAGCACGGCGCGCGCCAGCGTGTGGCCGAACATGTTAAAGCCCAGGAATGCCGGTGTCGCGTCCTCCGGCACCTCGAGTTTGTCGACGTCCAGCGCGTGCACGGCGAAGTAGTACCGGTGCGGGCCGTGCCCGGGCGGGGGCGCGGCGCCGAGGAACTGCTTGACCCCGCCGTCGCCCTTCAGCGTCACCGCGCCTTCGGGGAGGCCGGAGCCGTCGCCCGCGCCGGAGGCCAGCTCCGTCACCGAAGCCGGGACGTTGAACACGGCCCAGTGCCAGAAACCGCTGCCGGTGGGGGCGTCCGGGTCGTAGCAGGTGATCGCGAAGCTCTTCGTCTCGGCCGGGAAGCCCTCCCACGCCAGCTGCGGCGAACGGTCCTCGCCGCCGGCGCCGAAGATGCCGGACAAGTGGGGCGTGGCCAGGGTTTCACCGTCGGCGACGTCGGTGCTCGTGAGGGTGAACGACGGCACGTCGGGCAGGGATTCGTACGGGCCGGGTGCTTGCGGCATGGATCCTCCTGATCACGGAACTGGAGTCTTGCGCCAGGTTAGGCCCCCGGGACGGCCCCCGCGTGTCAGGGACGGATCTCAGGGTCATTCGGGGGGTTACCCCCATGTACTCGATCCCGCCCCGGCCATAACGTTCCTCACGCAGGGGAAACAACACTGAGGGGATCACGACCATGGCGCGCCCGCTCTTGGCTCTGGGTGGCATCGTCCTGATCGGCGTGGGGCTGGCGACCGCGTTCGGCTGGGGCTGGGGATCGGATTTCGAGAACAGCAAGACGCTCTCGGAGACGATCCGCAGCGTGAAGCTGGAAGGCGACTCGGGATCCGTGAAGATCCGCACCGGTTCGGGGCCGTCCACCGTGCACCAGTCGGTCAACTACCACTGGCGGAGCAAGCCGGGCGACACGTTCTACCGCGTCGACGGCGACCAGCTCGTGCTCACCGACTGCGGGAACAACTGCTCGGTCGACTTCGAGGTCGTCGTGCCGGAAGGCGTGCCGGTCAGCGGAAAGCTGGACTCCGGCGGGCTGGACGTCCGCGGGGTGGCCAGTGTGGACGTTCAGGCCGATTCGGGGCACGCCAAGGTCGAAGACGTACCGGGGCTGGTGAAGCTGCGGCTGGAAAGCGGCGGGATCGACCTGGAACACGTCGGTGAGGTCCAGGTGCACGCCAGTTCCGGCAGCATCGAGGGCAAGGGCGTGCGCGGCCCGGTCGACGTGACGTCCGAAAGCGGCAGCGTCGAGTTTTCGCTCGACCAGGCGAACAACGTGAAGGTGAAGGCCGACAGCGGGAGCGTCGACGTCACCGTGCCGGGTGGGCCGTACCGCGTCGTCGGCGACAGCGACAGCGGGCACCGCGACATCGACGTGCCGACCGACGGCTCCGCGCCGCACACGCTCGACCTCACGACCGACAGCGGCAGCGTCACGGTCCGCGCGGCCTGACTTTTCCTTACTACGGGGGACTTTTTCCGATGGGCAAGATCGAACGGCGCGTGCTGGCTGCCGCGCTGCTGGGCGCGGTGGCGATGTTCGGGGTCGTCGGCTTCGCGCGTGGTGGGTCCGCGGTGACTCCGGCGCAGGGGGTGCCGGTCACCGCGGATTCCCACTATCGAGTGACTTCCTGGGTGGGTACGCCCGCGGAAGTCGTTGTGCGGCAAGGAAACTCCGATTTCTTCTTCTCTTCCTGGACCTCGCGCCGCTCCTGATCCTGTCGGGGGTCGCTGTTAGGAATGGGGTGCGCCGAAGGACGGCGTGCAGGGGGAGGGATTCCAGCATGGATCTGCGCCGGTTCGCCGCGGTCGCCGCGGCGGTCGTGGTCATGGCGGCGGTGCCGTCCGTCGCCGAAGCTTCGGGCCTGTCTTGGCGGCCGTGCGCCACCCAGCAGGAGCCGGCGGC encodes the following:
- a CDS encoding GNAT family N-acetyltransferase, whose amino-acid sequence is MRIFGEYELDDDRARLDLDVVWKFLSTEAYWGRWRTRAQVEAAVAGSWRIVAAYRGGEQVGFARAFSDGVGSAYLADVFVVDSARGTGLGKELVREMIDNGPGAGFRWMLHTADAHGLYRQFGFGEHTKGRYLEREGVNQEALR
- a CDS encoding YbhB/YbcL family Raf kinase inhibitor-like protein; translated protein: MPQAPGPYESLPDVPSFTLTSTDVADGETLATPHLSGIFGAGGEDRSPQLAWEGFPAETKSFAITCYDPDAPTGSGFWHWAVFNVPASVTELASGAGDGSGLPEGAVTLKGDGGVKQFLGAAPPPGHGPHRYYFAVHALDVDKLEVPEDATPAFLGFNMFGHTLARAVLTPVYENKG
- a CDS encoding DUF4097 family beta strand repeat-containing protein, giving the protein MARPLLALGGIVLIGVGLATAFGWGWGSDFENSKTLSETIRSVKLEGDSGSVKIRTGSGPSTVHQSVNYHWRSKPGDTFYRVDGDQLVLTDCGNNCSVDFEVVVPEGVPVSGKLDSGGLDVRGVASVDVQADSGHAKVEDVPGLVKLRLESGGIDLEHVGEVQVHASSGSIEGKGVRGPVDVTSESGSVEFSLDQANNVKVKADSGSVDVTVPGGPYRVVGDSDSGHRDIDVPTDGSAPHTLDLTTDSGSVTVRAA